The DNA region ACCGCGATCACGGGCGTCGTCATCTCGAACGATCCGATCGTCGCCGCGACCCACGCCAGCGACCCGACGGTCGCGACCGCGAAGACGGCCTGCCACCGTCGGTCCCCGAAGGCGTTCATCCGCCAGCCGAACACCAGCAGGATCGGGATCGCGTTCGCCGCGGTGAACAGCGCCAGCCACGGCTCGGCGTGCGGGAACGCTCCGATCCGTTGAGCCAGCGTGATCCCGGCGGCGATGGTGGTGAACGCCAGCGCCGGGAGGAGGAAGGCGGTCTTCGGCGTGAGTCGCTCGAAGACGGCCGCGCTCTGTTCGTCGTCGAGGCCGCCGATGACGGGGCCGAGCACGGCTCCGATGAACAGGTCGATCCCCGTCCAGAGGACGCCGGCCATGACGTGAACGTACGTGTGCACCTGGAGCGACGCGACCGTGACAGCGTAGCCGAGCGCGACCAGCGGGATCGCGACGACTGCGACCGCGAAGGCGGGGTTGCTCCGGCGCGCCAACCCCCCGACGACGCCGTGAACCGTATTCGTTGACATGTGCCGGAGACGTGAAGTGTCGCTCACAAAAGCGTACCGGGGCGGAGTCGGCTCGCGTCGGGTCCGACCGACCTCACCCTCGGTCGCGCACCGTGTTTCGCTGAGTGATAGCCGGCGGGAAATCGTTATATGACAGTTGGCCAACGAGCGCGTATGGCGTCCTCGGACGGCGACCGATCGCCGGTCACCGAGCGGGAGCAGTCACCGCTCACCGCCGACGAGAAGCGGGAGATGATCCGAGAGCTCGACCGGACGGTGCGGTACGGCTCGACGGGGCTGGAGACGAGCACGTGGGCGACGCTCGCGGGCTGTACGGCGACGTTCGTGCTCGCCGGCGACGACCGGATCGCGATCCGGCTTCGGTACGACGAGTCGTCGCTTCCGGGTCCGGTGACCGTCGAGGGCGACGCGGACGGTCGTTCCTCGAGTGCGTCGAACGCGGGACCTCCGACCCGGTTCATCGACCTGTCGCCGGCTCACGAGGCGGTGTACGAGGACCTGACCGACGTGGCCGGCCGCGCCGTCGACCCCTACGCCGTCACGGTTCCGGACAGCCCCCTGGCGCGCCGCGCCCGCGACGGAACCGTGACGTTCGACGCGACGCTCGAACGGCTCACCGGCGAGGCGTCCGCGGAGCCGCGAACCTTCGAGTGGGGCTGACGTCGACCCGAGCCGACGAGGACAGCAACCAAACGACCGGACAGGAGTGATCACGACATGACGAACCCCTTCGAACTGGACGACACCACACCCGATCGCCCGACCGATGACGGCGGCACGGCACCCGATGAGAGCACCGACGGGGACGCGACCGCCGGCGCGAGCGAGGAGACGAACGACCGCACGGGAGCCGGCTCGACCACCGGCGATCGGGGAGGGTCGGGCTCCCGAGCGCGAGAGAACCGTCCCGCTCGAGGCGACAGCGACGAGCAGCGGACGACGGGGACCGATCGAACGGGGTCGGCGAGGGACGGCCGACTCGGTCGGTACGTCGCCGGCGACGAGGAGGTGGAGATCGTCTCGCGCGGGTCGACCCGGCTGTTCGCCGTGACCGACAGACGCCTCCTCGACATCTCGAAGGGGGAGACGACCGCCGGCCGGCCGGCCGAGTTCGTGCAGACGACGCTGTTCAGCAACGTCGCGAGGGGAAACCTCTCGCTCAGGGAGTCGATCACCGAGATCAACTGGCTGCAACGGATCGTCGCGGGCTTCCTCGTGTTGATAGCGCTGAGCGTGTTCGCGGTCGCGGTGGAGGTGAACTCGGGAGACATCACCGCCGTGCTCGTTCTCGGAGGCCTGATCACGCTCGCCCTCGCCGCCTGGCTCTGGCTGACGTCGACGACGGAATCCCCCGGCGGTATCGTGATCGAGTTGTACCACGACACCCCACGCGAGGACTCGATGGTGAGCTACACGCTCCCCGAGGACCAGAAGGAGACCGCCAGGGCCGTGATTCGAATGGTCGGGGCCGCGGACGACGCCGCCAGGTGATACCGACGGGCGGGACGAGGGTCCCGTCAGCGGGCAACGGGAGCTACTCCTTGATCTCGGTCATGTCGCCGTCGAGGCCGCCGCGGTCCGCGCTGCCGCCGCCCGACGCCGTCGCGTCGCGTCCGCGCGTTCGCTGATAGAGCGCACCCAAGAGCGCGAATATCACGACGTTCCAGGCCAGCGTCGAGAGAAGCGCGACCGGACTCTCGACCAGGTACGTCAGCGGAACGAGCGAGCCCTGCATGACGATCGGCTGGAGATATCCGACGACCACCGCGACGACACCGACGGTTGCGCCGAGCGTGACGCCCTGATTCATCACGGTGGGTCGTTCGTATCGCGGAACATAAATGTTCGTCAGGGTGACGCGTCTCAGTCGTCCGCCTCGGCGGTGTCGGTCCGCGGGACGGTCACGTCGGGGAGTCCGGCCTCGATCTGCTCGCGACGGTCCTCGAACGGTCCGGGCAACACCAGCCGACCGCCGAGGTCGTCGAGAGGCTCGTCGCTGTCGTAGCCGGGGTCGCTCGTCGCGAGTTCGAACAGCACGCCGTTGTGCTCGCGGAAGTACACCGAGCGGAACCAGTGGCGGTCGATCTGCTGGGTCGGGGAGAGCCCCTCCCCCTGCACCGCCGACCGCATCGCCGACTGGTCCTCGTCGGTCGGCGTCTGGAAGGCGACGTGATGGACCGTGCCGTGGCCCTGGCGGCCGGCTCGGATCGTCGGCAGCACGTCGACGTACCGTCCGACCGTGCCGGAGGCGGCGAATCGGGTGCGCTCGTCGCCCGCCTCGTCGCCGGGGGACTCCTCGGTGCCGACCCGCTCCAGCCCCATGGTCTCGAGCAGCTCCATCGTCGCCTCCGGGTTCCCGAGCC from Halobaculum sp. CBA1158 includes:
- a CDS encoding ring-cleaving dioxygenase, with product MADITPTPGIHHVTCVAGDPQRNMDFWVETLGLRLVKRSINQDDPGTYHFFFADAEGTPGTSMTFFPWEDLSQGTVGSGQVSRTAFRVPQGSLDYWEDRFDDYGVDYDDRLERFGETVLPFRDPDGLPVELVAVEIPEDDPTVPWTEFVPAEHAIRGFHSVTLWLGNPEATMELLETMGLERVGTEESPGDEAGDERTRFAASGTVGRYVDVLPTIRAGRQGHGTVHHVAFQTPTDEDQSAMRSAVQGEGLSPTQQIDRHWFRSVYFREHNGVLFELATSDPGYDSDEPLDDLGGRLVLPGPFEDRREQIEAGLPDVTVPRTDTAEADD